The following are from one region of the Elgaria multicarinata webbii isolate HBS135686 ecotype San Diego chromosome 13, rElgMul1.1.pri, whole genome shotgun sequence genome:
- the LOC134408325 gene encoding metal transporter CNNM4-like, translated as MRLENSTKLGTGILEKGIIQVVEDSNIQLRIYGQGIHELTWQVVYFAEMSAWDAAAGVLSKDPCSERTSDLLVQPYSLDVRDTSAVLSVIVQTLRKDVHDKNYVMCLADGSGKPRNWLKDPDSFLRVVEHETLGLPFWLHIILIFLLLGLSGMFSGLNLGLMSLDPIELHIVQNCGTAKEKKYATMIEPIRRKGNYLLCSLLLGNVLVNSSLTILLDILLQGNLVSIVVSTFAIVLFGEIIPQALCSRHGLAVGANTIFITKFVMLLTFPLSYPISKALDYVLGKEMGTIYNREKLMEMLRLTEPYLDLLKEELNIIQGALELRTKTVECVMTPLHDCFLLSNDAILDFNTMTEIMKSGYTRIPIYEKSRPNIVDMLYVKDLAFVDPDDCTPLQTITKFYKHPVHYVFHNTMLDAVLEEFKKGKSHLAVVQKLTEAEHDYICEVVGVVTLEDVIEEIINSEILDESDIYTDNRTRRRVATSRKWDFSAFKGNDNEAKISRQLLLAAHRFLSTEVLPFSPNIISEKYLLRLLNHCDVVCELKLDDDNKNALGHYLYQRNKPADYFILILQGKVEVEACKENMKFENGPFSYYGVMALGPSTPGEGSSPSRLSNLNRVSYEYMIPSFSSTISANQVLPSTSLQYMADFTVRALTDLLYIKIRRNHYQNCLMASLVESSASDNQPPEQEHF; from the exons ATGAGGCTGGAGAACAGCACCAAGCTAGGGACTGGCATCTTGGAAAAGGGGATCATTCAAGTGGTTGAAGACAGCAACATCCAACTTCGGATTTATGGCCAGGGCATCCATGAACTCACCTGGCAGGTCGTCTACTTTGCTGAGATGTCTGCCTGGGATGCTGCAGCTGGTGTCCTGAGCAAGGATCCCTGCTCTGAAAGGACCAGTGACTTGCTGGTGCAGCCGTACAGTCTAGACGTACGAGATACATCCGCAGTGCTGTCCGTGATCGTCCAGACCCTGCGGAAGGATGTCCATGACAAGAACTACGTGATGTGCCTGGCGGACGGTTCTGGGAAGCCACGGAACTGGCTCAAGGACCCCGACTCGTTTCTCCGAGTGGTCGAACATGAGACCTTGGGCCTGCCCTTCTGGCTCCACATCATCctaatttttctcctcttggggCTGTCGGGCATGTTTAGTGGCCTCAACTTGGGCTTGATGTCTCTGGATCCCATAGAACTGCACATTGTGCAGAACTGTGGCACGGCCAAGGAGAAGAAATATGCCACCATGATCGAGCCCATCCGCCGGAAGGGCAACTACCTGCTGTGCTCTTTGCTGCTAGGCAATGTCTTAGTCAACAGTTCCCTCACCATATTGCTTGACATTCTTTTGCAGGGAAACCTTGTATCTATTGTGGTCTCTACTTTTGCCATTGTCCTCTTTGGGGAGATAATCCCGCAGGCCCTCTGCTCCCGTCATGGTTTGGCAGTGGGGGCCAACACCATCTTCATCACCAAGTTTGTCATGTTGCTCACATTCCCGCTCTCTTACCCCATCAGCAAAGCCCTGGACTATGTGCTCGGTAAAGAAATGGGCACCATATACAACCGGGAGAAACTGATGGAGATGTTGAGGCTGACGGAACCCTACCTTGACCTTCTCAAGGAAGAGCTGAATATCATCCAAGGAGCCCTGGAGCTGAGGACCAAGACCGTGGAGTGTGTCATGACCCCCTTACACGATTGCTTCTTGCTCAGCAATGATGCCATCCTAGACTTCAACACCATGACGGAGATCATGAAGAGTGGTTATACCCGCATCCCCATCTATGAAAAGTCAAGGCCTAATATCGTTGACATGCTGTATGTCAAGGATCTAGCTTTTGTTGACCCTGATGACTGCACTCCACTCCAGACAATCACTAAGTTTTACAAGCACCCGGTTCATTATGTCTTCCACAATACCATGCTGGATGCCGTCCTTGAAGAGTTCAAAAAAG GTAAATCCCACCTTGCTGTTGTCCAAAAGTTGACGGAGGCTGAGCATGACTACATCTGTGAAGTGGTGGGTGTGGTGACCTTGGAGGATGTCATTGAAGAGATAATCAACTCAGAGATATTGGATGAATCAGATATCTACA CGGACAACCGCACCAGAAGACGTGTCGCCACCTCAAGGAAGTGGGACTTCTCGGCCTTCAAGGGCAATGACAACGAAGCAAAGATCTCCCGTCAGCTGCTCTTGGCTGCACACCGGTTCCTCTCCACAG AGGTCCTGCCATTTTCCCCAAACATCATCTCAGAGAAGTACCTGCTGCGTCTTCTCAACCACTGTGATGTCGTCTGTGAGTTGAAATTAGATGACGACAACAAGAACGCCCTGGGCCATTACTTGTATCAAAGGAATAAGCCAGCTGACTACTTTATCCTCATCTTGCAG GGGAAGGTGGAGGTCGAAGCTTGCAAGGAAAACATGAAGTTTGAGAATGGACCTTTCTCCTACTACGGGGTCATGGCCTTGGGTCCGTCCACTCCAGGAG AGGGGAGCTCCCCGTCTCGCCTCAGCAATCTGAATCGCGTTAGCTACGAGTACATGATCCCTTCCTTCAGCAGCACCATCAGCGCCAACCAAGTTCTCCCCAGCACCAGCCTGCAGTATATGGCAGACTTCACTGTCCGTGCCCTCACGGACCTCCTCTACATCAAG ATCAGACGGAACCACTACCAGAACTGTCTGATGGCCTCACTAGTAGAGAGCAGCGCTAGTGATAACCAGCCACCTGAGCAGGAGCATTTCTAG